Proteins encoded together in one Stutzerimonas stutzeri window:
- a CDS encoding cupin domain-containing protein, producing the protein MDVGVRLQTIRKLKGLSQRELAKRAGVTNSTISMIEKNSVSPSISSLKKVLSGIPMSLVEFFSPDFDQDSDTQVVYKGSELIDISDGAVSMKLVGKAHPGRAIAFLDETYPPGSDTGMDMLSHQGEEAGMLVEGRLELTVSGQVYVLESGDSYYFESSKPHRFRNPFDVPARLISATTPANF; encoded by the coding sequence TTGGACGTCGGTGTTCGACTGCAAACCATCCGCAAGCTCAAGGGCCTGTCCCAGCGCGAACTCGCCAAGCGCGCCGGCGTCACCAACAGCACCATTTCCATGATCGAGAAGAACAGCGTCAGCCCGTCCATCAGCTCGCTGAAAAAGGTGCTGAGCGGCATTCCGATGTCGCTGGTGGAATTCTTTTCCCCTGACTTCGATCAGGACAGCGATACCCAGGTGGTCTACAAGGGCAGCGAACTGATCGATATTTCCGACGGCGCGGTGAGCATGAAGCTGGTGGGCAAGGCGCACCCCGGTCGTGCCATCGCCTTTCTCGACGAAACCTATCCGCCGGGCTCCGATACCGGCATGGACATGCTGTCGCACCAGGGTGAAGAGGCCGGCATGCTGGTCGAGGGGCGCCTGGAGCTGACGGTGAGCGGCCAGGTCTACGTGCTGGAAAGCGGCGACAGCTATTACTTCGAGAGCAGCAAGCCGCATCGTTTCCGCAATCCGTTCGATGTGCCGGCGCGGCTGATCAGCGCCACCACACCGGCGAATTTTTAA
- the dadA gene encoding D-amino acid dehydrogenase, whose protein sequence is MRVLVLGSGVVGTASAYYLARAGFEVVVVDRQPAVAMETSFANAGQVSPGYASPWAAPGVPLKAMKWLLQRHAPLAIKLTGDIDQYLWMAQMLRNCTAARYAVNKERMVRLSEYSRDCLDELRAETGIAYEGRQLGTTQLFRTQAQLDAAAKDIAVLERSGVPYELLDRAGIARVEPALAKVSHKLSGALRLPNDQTGDCQLFTTRLAEMARALGVEFRFEQNIQRLEHAGDRIAGVWIDGKLETADRYVLALGSYSPQMLKPLGIRAPVYPLKGYSLTVPISDPAMAPQSTVLDETYKVAITRFDQRIRVGGMAEIAGHDLSLNPRRRETLEMVVGDLYPQGGDPSDAVFWTGLRPATPDGTPIIGATPYRNLFLNTGHGTLGWTMACGSGRVLADLLASKRPQISTEGLDIFRYGKHKENHKHAHPAAAH, encoded by the coding sequence ATGCGTGTACTGGTACTGGGTAGCGGAGTCGTCGGCACCGCCAGCGCCTACTATCTGGCGCGGGCCGGTTTCGAGGTGGTTGTGGTCGATCGGCAACCGGCCGTGGCAATGGAAACCAGCTTCGCCAATGCCGGCCAGGTGTCGCCGGGTTATGCCTCTCCCTGGGCCGCGCCGGGTGTGCCGCTGAAGGCGATGAAGTGGCTGCTGCAGCGTCATGCGCCGCTGGCCATCAAGCTTACCGGTGATATCGACCAGTATCTGTGGATGGCGCAGATGCTGCGCAACTGCACTGCGGCGCGTTATGCGGTGAACAAGGAGCGCATGGTGCGATTGTCCGAGTACAGTCGCGACTGCCTCGACGAGCTGCGCGCCGAAACCGGTATCGCCTACGAAGGGCGCCAGCTCGGTACCACGCAGCTGTTCCGCACTCAGGCCCAGCTGGATGCAGCGGCCAAGGACATCGCCGTGCTGGAGCGCTCCGGCGTGCCGTACGAACTGCTCGATCGCGCCGGTATCGCACGGGTCGAACCCGCCCTGGCCAAGGTCTCGCACAAGCTCAGTGGGGCCCTGCGTCTGCCCAACGACCAGACCGGTGACTGCCAGCTCTTCACCACCCGTCTGGCGGAGATGGCCCGAGCCCTGGGCGTCGAGTTCCGTTTCGAGCAGAACATCCAGCGTCTGGAACATGCCGGCGACCGCATCGCCGGGGTGTGGATCGACGGCAAGCTGGAAACTGCCGATCGCTACGTGCTGGCCTTGGGCAGCTACAGCCCTCAGATGCTCAAGCCGCTGGGCATCCGCGCGCCGGTCTACCCGCTCAAGGGCTATTCGCTGACCGTGCCGATCAGCGATCCGGCGATGGCGCCGCAGTCCACCGTGCTCGACGAGACCTACAAGGTCGCCATTACCCGCTTCGACCAGCGCATCCGCGTTGGTGGCATGGCGGAGATCGCCGGCCACGACCTGTCGCTCAACCCGCGTCGGCGGGAGACCCTCGAAATGGTGGTGGGCGACCTCTATCCGCAGGGCGGGGATCCGTCCGACGCGGTATTCTGGACCGGCCTGCGACCGGCCACGCCCGATGGCACACCGATCATCGGCGCGACCCCGTATCGCAACCTGTTCCTCAACACCGGTCACGGCACTCTGGGCTGGACCATGGCCTGCGGCTCTGGCCGGGTGCTCGCCGATCTGCTCGCCTCCAAGCGCCCGCAGATCAGCACCGAGGGCCTGGATATCTTCCGTTACGGCAAGCACAAGGAGAATCACAAACATGCCCATCCGGCGGCTGCACACTGA
- a CDS encoding Lrp/AsnC ligand binding domain-containing protein has translation MRTRHQTRRELDKIDRHILRILQAEGRLPFTELGERVGLSTTPCTERVRRLEREGIIMGYSARLNPQYLKAGLLVFVEISLAYKSGDIFEEFRRAVLKLPHVLECHLVSGDFDYLVKARISEMASYRKLLGDILLKLPHVRESKSYIVMEEIKESLDLPVPD, from the coding sequence TTGAGAACTCGCCATCAGACCCGACGCGAACTGGACAAGATCGATCGTCATATCCTGCGCATCCTGCAAGCCGAGGGGCGTCTGCCGTTCACCGAACTGGGCGAGCGGGTCGGCCTGTCCACCACGCCCTGCACCGAGCGGGTCCGGCGCCTTGAGCGCGAGGGCATCATCATGGGCTATTCGGCGCGGCTGAACCCGCAGTATCTGAAGGCGGGGCTACTGGTATTCGTCGAGATCAGCCTGGCGTACAAGTCCGGCGACATTTTCGAGGAATTCCGCCGCGCGGTGCTCAAGCTACCCCATGTGCTGGAGTGCCATCTGGTGTCCGGTGATTTCGATTACCTGGTCAAGGCGCGCATTTCGGAGATGGCTTCCTACCGCAAGCTGCTTGGCGACATCCTGCTGAAGCTGCCCCACGTGCGGGAATCGAAGAGTTATATCGTGATGGAAGAGATCAAGGAGTCCCTCGACCTGCCGGTCCCGGACTAG
- a CDS encoding RidA family protein, translating into MPIRRLHTETRYSEAVIHNGAVYLSGQLADDLTGDIRQQTRETLASIERLLDEAGTSKARLLSATIHLKDIAGDYAGMNEVWDAWLPSGTAPARTTVQALMYAPDVRVEITIVAAMPDLAGPVL; encoded by the coding sequence ATGCCCATCCGGCGGCTGCACACTGAGACGCGCTACAGCGAGGCGGTGATCCACAACGGCGCGGTCTATCTGTCCGGGCAACTGGCCGATGACCTGACCGGAGACATCCGTCAGCAGACCCGCGAGACGCTTGCCAGCATCGAGCGCCTGCTGGACGAGGCGGGCACCAGCAAGGCCCGCCTGCTCTCGGCGACCATCCACCTCAAGGATATCGCGGGCGACTATGCCGGGATGAACGAGGTATGGGACGCCTGGCTGCCCTCGGGCACCGCGCCGGCGCGGACCACCGTTCAGGCACTGATGTACGCCCCTGACGTGCGGGTGGAAATCACGATCGTCGCTGCGATGCCCGACTTGGCAGGCCCGGTACTCTGA
- a CDS encoding cupin domain-containing protein, with translation MPSTAPHPELLQLCSDGRTPNSPHPVLIYRQLPLAGPSPAEAFERLFDSHLWPSAWRGTVYDYHHYHSTAHEVLGVASGWARLMLGGEKGEEVELRAGDALVLPAGTGHCALEASEDFQVVAGYPLDQQYDMQRPDAASHDASRARIARVGVPVSDPLAGTQGALVTLWRGEAAPVSR, from the coding sequence ATGCCCAGTACCGCGCCGCATCCCGAACTGCTGCAGCTCTGTAGTGACGGGCGCACGCCCAACAGCCCGCACCCGGTGCTGATCTATCGCCAGCTACCCTTGGCGGGGCCGAGCCCGGCCGAGGCGTTCGAGCGATTGTTCGACAGCCATCTGTGGCCCTCCGCCTGGCGCGGAACGGTTTACGACTACCACCATTACCATTCCACCGCCCACGAAGTGCTCGGCGTGGCCAGCGGCTGGGCGCGGCTGATGCTCGGCGGGGAGAAAGGCGAGGAAGTCGAGCTGCGTGCCGGCGATGCGCTGGTATTGCCTGCCGGTACTGGCCATTGCGCACTGGAGGCCAGCGAGGATTTTCAGGTGGTAGCCGGTTATCCGCTGGATCAGCAGTACGACATGCAGCGCCCCGATGCGGCCAGCCATGATGCCTCGCGGGCACGCATCGCCCGCGTCGGCGTGCCCGTCAGCGATCCGCTGGCCGGCACGCAGGGCGCACTGGTGACGCTCTGGCGCGGGGAGGCCGCGCCTGTCAGCCGATGA
- a CDS encoding c-type cytochrome translates to MNLIKKILVAQTAVLALWAMSAQAATDEAIAERLKPVGEVCIQGEECAAAGAGAAAAAGGAARSGSDVYGKFCTACHGSGLLNAPKTGDSAAWSARADAAGGLDGLLKHAISGINAMPPKGTCGDCSDDELKAAIQHMSGL, encoded by the coding sequence GTGAACCTGATTAAGAAGATCCTGGTAGCACAGACTGCCGTATTGGCCCTGTGGGCAATGAGCGCTCAGGCTGCGACCGACGAAGCAATCGCCGAGCGCCTCAAGCCGGTGGGCGAAGTATGTATCCAAGGTGAAGAGTGCGCAGCCGCTGGTGCCGGTGCTGCCGCAGCCGCCGGTGGTGCAGCTCGCAGCGGTTCCGACGTGTATGGCAAGTTCTGCACTGCCTGCCATGGCTCCGGTCTGTTGAACGCACCGAAGACCGGTGACAGCGCCGCCTGGTCCGCCCGTGCCGACGCTGCCGGTGGTCTGGACGGCCTGCTCAAGCACGCCATCAGCGGCATCAACGCCATGCCGCCGAAGGGCACCTGTGGCGACTGCTCCGATGACGAGCTGAAGGCCGCCATCCAGCACATGTCCGGCCTCTGA
- a CDS encoding xanthine phosphoribosyltransferase codes for MEQLKDKIRSHGIVLSDRVLKVDAFLNHQIDPVLMQAIGREFARRFRDDGITKIVTIEASGIAPAVMAGLELGVPVIFARKHQSLTLHDNLLTATVYSFTKQVESTIAVSTQHLSANDRVLIIDDFLANGKAAKGLISIINQAGASIAGLGIVIEKSFQTGRKELEEAGYRVESLARVASLADGAVQFID; via the coding sequence GTGGAACAGCTGAAAGATAAGATTCGCAGTCATGGCATCGTGCTTTCCGACCGGGTTCTCAAGGTCGACGCGTTCCTCAATCACCAGATCGACCCGGTGCTGATGCAGGCCATCGGCCGAGAATTCGCTCGTCGCTTCCGCGATGACGGGATCACCAAGATCGTCACCATCGAGGCCTCGGGCATCGCACCGGCCGTGATGGCCGGCCTGGAGCTGGGCGTACCGGTGATCTTCGCCCGCAAGCATCAGTCGCTGACCCTGCATGACAACCTGCTCACCGCGACCGTCTATTCGTTTACCAAGCAGGTGGAAAGCACCATCGCTGTATCGACGCAGCACCTGTCTGCCAACGATCGCGTGCTGATCATCGACGACTTCCTGGCCAACGGCAAAGCCGCCAAGGGTCTGATCTCGATCATCAACCAGGCCGGTGCGAGCATCGCCGGTCTCGGCATCGTCATCGAGAAATCCTTCCAGACCGGTCGCAAGGAACTGGAAGAGGCTGGCTACCGCGTCGAGTCACTCGCCCGGGTCGCCTCGCTGGCCGACGGTGCCGTGCAGTTCATCGACTGA